One Clarias gariepinus isolate MV-2021 ecotype Netherlands chromosome 18, CGAR_prim_01v2, whole genome shotgun sequence genomic window carries:
- the LOC128506852 gene encoding protein NLRC3-like — MKMKFECIFEGKKDSKTKILLKKVYTQLYITEGELKEVNKEHEILKIDKAFNVKKSQGKPINCNEIFSVLEEIKENKVVLTKGIAGIGKTVSVQKFILDWAEGEANQSIDCIFLLPFREINLIKDEEFSLHELLQEFYPELEKLIEPDFYKKLKLAFVFDGLDESRLRLDFNVRKVRSAEKKASLNALITNLIEGNLLPSALIWITSRPAAANQIPPEHVSLFTEVRGFTDKHKEEYFKKRIEDENDASKIISQVKKSRSLYIMCHIPIFCWITATVLQEMVVQNDGEEIPITLTEMYIHFLLIQMRIKNQKYDEKEERDMKKLLELNREMILKLAKLAFNQLIKGNIMFYEDDLRECGIEVSVDSEYTGMCAEIFKTESVLHEKQVYCFIHLSIQEFLAALHVFNSYLNKTMNELNFFFTDHPPVDTKLEVLLKKAVDKAKMTVNGHLDLFLRFLLGISLEKNQKLLQGVLPRTEVTKKSISKVIQYIKQMQNKPPDLPPETSINHFFCLMELNDDSLNNQIMKYLCTDKFPDRELSSSNCSTLAYLMLMSGDVLEELDPKKFNPSNSAYRRLMPAVRCCRKAL; from the coding sequence ATGAAGATGAAATTTGAGTGCATTTTTGAGGGCAAAAAGGACTCAAAAACTAAAATACTCCTGAAGAAGGTCTACACGCAACTGTACATCACTGAAGGAGAACTCAAAGAAGTTAACAAGGAGCATGAGATTCTGAAAATTGACAAAGCTTTTAATGTGAAAAAATCTCAAGGAAAACCAATAAACTGCAATGAGATTTTCAGTGTTTTGGAGGAAATTAAGGAAAATAAAGTCGTGCTCACCAAGGGAATTGCAGGAATTGGAAAAACAGTATCTGTGCAGAAGTTTATTCTTGATTGGGCTGAAGGAGAAGCCAACCAATCTATAGACTGCATTTTCCTCCTTCCATTCCGAGAGATTAATTTGATTAAAGATGAAGAATTCAGTCTTCATGAGTTACTGCAGGAATTCTACCCTGAACTGGAAAAACTCATTGAAccagatttttataaaaagctcAAGCTTGCATTTGTTTTCGATGGGCTGGATGAGAGCCGTCTTCGGTTGGACTTCAATGTCCGTAAGGTGAGAAGTGCAGAAAAGAAAGCATCTCTAAATGCTCTCATCACAAACCTGATTGAAGGAAACCTGCTTCCTTCTGCTCTGATCTGGATCACCTCTCGACCTGCAGCAGCCAATCAGATCCCTCCGGAGCATGTGAGCTTGTTTACAGAAGTGCGAGGATTCACTGATAAACACAAGGAGGAGTATTTTAAAAAGAGAATAGAAGATGAGAATGATGCCTCTAAAATCATCTCACAGGTGAAGAAATCTCGGAGTCTTTATATCATGTGCCACATCCCCATCTTCTGCTGGATCACTGCTACTGTGCTTCAGGAAATGGTGGTGCAAAATGATGGAGAAGAAATTCCCATTACACTGACTGAAATGTACATCCACTTCTTACTTATACAGATGAGAATCAAAAACCAGAAGTATGATGAGAAAGAGGAGCGAGATATGAAGAAGCTGCTGGAATTAAACAGAGAAATGATCCTGAAGCTGGCCAAGCTGGCATTTAACCAGCTGATAAAGGGGAACATCATGTTTTATGAAGATGACCTGAGAGAGTGTGGTATTGAGGTCAGTGTAGATTCAGAGTACACTGGAATGTGTGCTGAGATCTTCAAGACAGAATCTGTGCTTCACGAGAAGCAGGTTTACTGTTTCATACATTTAAGCATTCAGGAGTTTCTTGCTGCACTCCATGTTTTCAACTCCTACCTGAACAAAACCATGAAtgagttaaacttttttttcactgacCATCCTCCTGTAGACACTAAGCTGGAGGTTTTATTGAAGAAGGCCGTTGATAAAGCCAAGATGACTGTGAATGGACACTTAGATCTCTTTCTTCGATTCTTGTTAGGCATTTCCCTTGAGAAGAATCAAAAACTTCTACAAGGTGTACTTCCACGCACAGAGGTAACCAAAAAGAGCATTAGCAAAGTGATCCAGTACATCAAGCAAATGCAGAACAAACCACCTGATTTGCCCCCTGAAACATCTATTAATCACTTCTTCTGTCTGATGGAACTGAATGATGACTCGCTAAACAACCAAATCATGAAATACCTGTGTACAGATAAGTTTCCAGATAGAGAGTTATCCTCGTCTAATTGCTCTACACTGGcctatttaatgttaatgtctGGGGATGTTTTGGAGGAACTTGACCCAAAAAAGTTTAAcccatccaattcagcctataGGAGACTCATGCCAGCTGTGAGATGTTGTAGAAAAGCTCTGTGA